The sequence below is a genomic window from Ailuropoda melanoleuca isolate Jingjing unplaced genomic scaffold, ASM200744v2 unplaced-scaffold6751, whole genome shotgun sequence.
ATACTTCATCCTTTTGAATATAAATTCCCTTCCCCACAAGAGAATGCTCCAGGGAGGATGCCCCTTCTCATTCTAAGTGATAATTATTGATCTAAATATCCTTTGGAACGGTTCCATTATAGTTACACTGCCATggtattcattattcattcactcgattgttttcctttttcacttgtttttggGAGACTGTTTGTACAGTACCATATAGCAACAACCCAGTTAGCAAATACTACCAGGGAATAAAGTTTTCCAGGCTAATACATTTTAAACTACAATTTATCCCTTCAAACAAAAAGCATtaaccattctggaaaacaaaaaatatatcaCCCTCCTACCTTTGTCACTAGAAAGGGCTACTATTATTAAGTGCATTTATGGTACATTTAGTAATATTTAATAGGGCTTTATATCAACTACTTAAactaatttctcattttcctatcTTGATAATTCTACTTGACTATTCTTCAACCATACCTTTTAGGTTCCATTAGAGATTCTACTGTCAAGGGCTGTGGAAAGAGCTTTGAAGAACTGGGATGAGGTTCTGAAATTGTTATTTGCTGGTTGTACACTATTGAACATATTAgttaacctttcttttctttttttaaatttttttattatattatgttagtcaccatacagtacatctctggcttttaatgtaaagttcgatgattcattagttgcgtataacacccagtgcaccatgcaatacatcctccttactacccatcaccagtctatcccattcccccaaccccctcccctctgaagccctcagtttgtttctcagtgtccatagtctctcatgcttcattcccccttctgattatcccccctttctttatctctttcttctcctatggatcttcctatttcttacattccgtagatgagagaaaccatatgataattgtctttctctgcttgacttatttcacttagcataatgctagttaacctttctgagtctcaatttccttacATGAAAACCAGGGACAACAACCTCCTCCACACCAGATGGTTGTAAGAAGTTTAATGCTCACATATCTCATGTAAAAACACTTTCAAACTAGTTTTTTTCTCACAGACctcatcctttttttctgttttttacaaAGACTGACACCACTTCTGTttatcacagaaaatgaaaagtgagagtcttctttctttaaaaaaagtataaactaACTGCCTTCCTTTCAACTAAACGTTCCTGTGTTtctaaacacaatttttaaaattaaattctaaaatccTTATCTATCTCCTTGGAAGCTTTTTCTGCATTCTTCCAGAGAAGCTGCAGACAGAACATATGGAGAATCAATTATCTTACAATCTATGGcagtttgtttattatttcaattGTGTAAAATCTGTTACTTATTACTTTGTATTGctcattatttcaatttttggCTAATGAGAAAGCATGGTGCTGCCAGATATTCTTCAAAGAATGTACTTTATTTCATTAGGTGAGAAAAATCCTAATCAAAGTCTACAAATTCTATATCCTggatataatttcttcttttggaagCTTTCTGCATTGATAAATAACAGGTTACAGTTGACCTTCAAATGACCTACTTTTCAACTACCTTAACTAATTGGGATCTTTgcatttcattgttattattaccTTATCTATCAATATTCTCTTCTGATGCATTGGCCATCTCTGTTTACTTCTTTTCATATAATACAATGTTCACTTCAAGGGACTTCAAGCCAAAACAGCCATCACAACTTcagagaaaatatgtataaacacTTTTAATGGTGTAGTTCTGGAGGTCAAGTAGTACAGAGAGGACAGAGGCAAAAGGAACCACAGTAGAAAACTGAGGGAAAGGTAAGTCGATGTAAACACGGTCTCTTGAGAATTCTCTAAGAACTGAAGCTGCTTGTTTGCAATCCCAAGTGGATAATGAACAGCAGCAGGGCAAGGAAGATAGTACAAGAATCTGGATACTTCAGCATCTTCTCTTAATTGTGGTTTTCATAATATAAATCTGTAATTTACCATCAGATTTAACCcacaaatgtataaaatggagTTGCTGAGTAGCTACATTTGCACCTCATAGCTTTCCTTCATTGGTTggacaaatgagagaagaaatatttgttaaaattacagATACACCATTTCCTAACAGGACTGattctaaatcattttaaattaatcttgaGAAGAACTCTTCAGTTTTGTGGTCcactttttttgcttttaataataatCTATTAATGTTCTTTTTGTAGGTACTTCTCTTGTAGCCTGAGGCCATGGATCAAGGAAATTATTCTAGGGTGGCTGAGTTTGTGTTGTTGGGACTCTCTGCTCCTGGGAACTCCAGTACTTCTTCTTTGTGTTGCTTAACTTCTTGTACATCACCACTGTGCTCGGCAACCTCCTCATTGTTCTCACTGTGATTTCTGACCCTGTCCTGCACACACCCATGTGCATCATGCTTAGTAACCTTTCTGTTCTTGATGTGTTTCTAGCCACTTATGCAACCCCAAAGATGACTCATGATTTCCTTCATGAATCGAAGACCATCTCTTTTGAGGGCTGCATGGCCCAGATATTCTGGCTCCACGTCTTTGCTGGTGGTGAGATGGTACTTCTTGTAGCCATGGCTTATGACAGGTATGTAGCCCTATGCAAATCTCTCCATTCTACAACCATCATGAACTTGTGCAGGTGTACAGGCCTGGTGGTAGGCTCTTGGGTCATTGGGATCATGCACTCCCTGAGCCAGTTAGCTTCCACTATAAACTTGCCTTTCTGTGGCCCAAACATAGTGGATAATTATTACTTGACCTTACCTTGGTCATTAAACTTGCCTGCACAGGTACTTATGTCCCTGAAGTGTTGATGCTTTTGGACAGTGGTTTCATGGGGGTGACTTCATTCTTACTCTTGCTGATGTCCTACATGGTTATCCTAATCACTGTACAACATCATTCCTCAGTGGGTATAGCCAAAGCCTGCAGCATTCTGGCTGCCCACATCACTGTAGTGACTCTCTTTTTTTGGTGCCTGTATATTCATTTATGCCTGGCCTTTCAGCAGCTTCCCAGTGGATAAAGTCCTCTCTGTGTTCTCTACAGTTTTTACACTTATATTGAACCCCATTATCTAcacactgagaaacaaagaagtgaaatcaGCAATGCATAAACTGAAGACCAGGTATGTGAGTTCCAGGCTgctctcccagctctctctcaCAAGATAGCTTTGTTGAACTGAGTAGACAAGAAGAAACTTGAGGAAATATGGACTTACTTTTTTCTTGTGgatccaacattttaaaaagttaccttaTTTGTtcgaaataataaatatatgttccTTGTTATGTATTTGAAGTAAAGAAACCTCATGTGATTATACAGTTTCTAAGCTAAGAAGTTGCTTATATTTGCTACCTAAAACCAGTGACAAgatgtttcaaaaattattatataatttaaattttatgaaattaatttcataaaaatttaggTGGATATCcatattggattaaaaaaataatgtttctttcgGTCTAAAATACAGCAAGTAATCTATGATTTAGTTCCAGTAGTAAAAACAATCCCATTAGTACTCCTGTTTTCACACATTTAACATCAAAAAGGTTGTGCTATCCATCAAAAAATCCATTTAGCATGTAAAAAGGTAATACTTTCTAATCCACCTTTATCTTTTCTGTCTCACATACAGAACTTAAGAAGCttcatacacatattttatagctttataaAATCCCTTGATGTTAGTCtggtaccacatcttcttctaccattttatcattaaaaaccaAGTTAACATCAAAAGATGACACACATGAAGCTTTAGACATAGGGCAATAAGACCACCTAAAAATAGAACAAGACTCCCATCATCCATGCTCTGCATCACGTATTTACCGGGCCCTGAATGGTGTTTGTACACTAGTCCAAAGGGGGAAGGAAATGCAAAGGTAGTTACTTTGGAGCTCACTGAACATTATGATCCAGAAACACATTATGATGTTACCCCAGTGCTATCTACCATCCCAATTTCCTCCATGATGGTCTCAGTCTAGAATGTGAGGTTCAGCTGATACAAAAAAAGGCTGCACAACATTTACTTTGTGGAGGTATGCTTCTTATGCTATGCAGTCACTGTGATTGTGAACATAACTTGTCCCAAGAACCTGTCACAGTCATCTTGGAATTTTAGGTTCAGTGATACATCAAGCCTATTCTTGTCCTGTTGCTTCCTTCTTTGTATCACCATTATGATCAAAGATTACTTGGACATGACTGCTATAGAAATGCCACATGCAAGGTTCTTCTTTTTTGTTATAAtatgaaaactattttaagtCTACAACTCCATAGCAAGGAAAATTTATTAGAGTTATCTTGTGTTCTTCCTTTAAATCACATAGTATCCTTCATTCTCCTTGAGGCATTAAGccaattattctcattttcacaATACCAAGGTTTCTTTTACAAACACCCAAATAAGGATCATCCATACCAGGTGTGCATGCTTCAAGTAAAGTAGCAGGAACAACAGGTATTATAAGCTGAACCCTTCTGTTCAAAAAGAATAGGACAGGCTATGAGATAATTCTATTAATCTTCAAAATTATTAGGTAAGCCATGAACCCATCATAGGAACTTGAATGAGATACACTGAATGTATATTCCAATGAATGTGCATTCCACTGGTTTTAGAGAAAACTTCAACCCTGGACTAGGAAGCTGGGCATGACAGTTCAGAACCCTGTCTTTCAGAGTTTGAAGTATAACTCACATTGTGAATAAGAAAAGTCCAGCTGAGGTGATCAGAAGAAGGGGCAGCTCACCAGCACAGGTGGAGGAGGCCAAGGGGATGAAACAGCAGGAACAATAAACCATGTCCCTACCCAGGCTATTATAGACAGGTAACAGCAGCAGAGATAGGTGGCAATTGGCCAAGGACACCTCATTTCTGCAGTAACACTGGAGTCAACTGTGGTCACTCAGGCtttatattttaactatattCATGTATTTCATACCTTATATCATAAACATTGTCTCCAATATTTAAAAGTCCtaatgtatctgataaggggttaatatccaaaatacataaagaacttacacaactcaaacaccaaaaaaaccaaaaacaaaacaaaaacaaaaaaaaaaacccaaacaatctgaaaaatgggcagaggacctgaacagacattttactaaagaagacaaacagatggccaacagacacatgaaaagatgctcaatatcactaatcatcagggaagtgaaaacaaaaccacaatgagaaatcaccttacatctgtcagaGTGAcaagcatcaaaaagacaagaaatgacaagtgttgacaaggatgtggataaaaagAAACCTTGATGGAAATGTAAGTTAATGGACtgtgaaaacaatatggagattcctgaaaacataaaaaaagaaatatcatacAATCCATTAATTCTACTagtaggcatttacccaaagaatataaaaccaataatttgaaaaagatataCAAACCCCTATGCTAACTGCAGCATtgtttaaaatagccaagatgtggaagcaaccagAGTTTCCTTtgatagatgactggataaagaagacattatatatatatataatggaataatgttcagccataaaagagatgAGATTtggggcacccggatggctcagtcagttaggtggcccactgttgatttcagttcaggtcatgatttcagggtcatgagagtgaGCCTTTCATTGGGcttgcactgggtgtggagcctgctcgagattctctctccccctctctagctgcttcccccacccctgtgtgtgctctctctcaagaaagcaaaaaagagagagagagagagagaaatatgagattttttccatttttgccatttgtgacaacacggatggagctagagggtatgacactaagtgaaaaaagttgGAGAGAAAAAAACGAACACCATACAGTTtaacttctatgtggaatctaaacaaatgaatagaaaagaaagagtagaatcagacctataaatataaaaactgatggctgccagagatggggggtgggggcttgaGCAAAGTAGTTGAAGGTGAATGAGAGATAAAAGCTTCCAGTTgcagaatgagtaagtcacagaaagaaaagatacagcgtagggaatacagtcaatggtactgAAATAGTGTTGCATAGTAAGCATGGTAGCTATacctgtggtgagcatagcattaCCTGTAGAGttgttaaaaaatgcaaataatgaatcactgaacactacattaagaactaatgatgtgctatatgttggctaattgaacataataagtAAAAaccatacaaacaaaaacaaaaaaaagtaatgggATTCCTATAGTATAATTTTAATAACCATTCCTTTACTGTGTATATTGAGGGTTCCATTTCTGTTACCATACCAACACTCCAATAAACATGTTTTactcataaaaaaaattatgtcagaAAAAAACTGTCAATACATGCTGCACAAAAGCGTAGTGTGGCTCAGTTTGGATTGCATAATTATATGAAACTATTTgtgaattttgattttatataatattcaGTTTCTTCACTTATAGAATATGGGAATCTATTGAGGTCTGATTTTCTTCTAcacaaaaatattgaattttccgtagatgtattttataatacagtgttcttttattaaattatttatccattcaattaTGAGAAGTAAACTGAAGGGGATAAGAGAGTAAGGATTTAACTATAACAGAAAATCCATTAATTGTTCATACTGTACATTtattaacttgaaaatatattccatgGATTCTGTGGGTCAAACACAAGTTAGGACCATGATTTATACAGCAAATGCCCAAAGGAGCGCTCAGACTATGGAAGTATATTTTCCTCGTCaactttcttcaaaaaaatggaaaattttaatttaaattatacatgTTAAATCTCTACTTAGTTACTTTAGGGCACTgacaatgataaattttaaattaattacaattcTCATATAGAAAAATCAGTCTTAGAGTAGTTTcctagaataaattttaaaatgtacaattacTGATTAGGTCATGAAACATCTCGGTAGGTGCTTAAGacttcttctgtctttctttatGCCACCATAATTTGATGTTTCCTTCATATGCAAGATTTTTTTCAGCAGCTCTGTAAAATCCATGGTCTTCTGCATTTTGAAGTACAAGTGTTCTATGGTGTtctaagatgaaaaaaatcagtgcaaTGTACTACAACATCCTTACAtgttacaaacacacacacacacacacacacacacaaacaaaaacaacaacccagatgatatttttaaattcatcttttctctttcatggcttcaaggtttcaaataattttccctcttttgtgtaatcaattttacttctttttggatttttttacagctaatttttttaaataaaaagaaacagtaaaaaaagaaaatctttctgtCCTCAATTCTTCCTTTAGCTCTTGATTAATTTCTCACCTTCGTCCTTGTTCATAAGATATTTATGGGGAAACCTCTGAAGACTTGTTCATACTGTCTCCAATagccctcttcttttttctttcttgtccccGCTAAGGCTTCTTTCAAGGTTACTAGTGACCTCTCTATTGCTAAATCCAGAGATCATTTTCCAATTCTCATCCTACTTGATCTATCAGTTGAacaattttgtttaaagattttatttatttgacagagggacagtgagagagggaacacaagcaccaggagtaggagagggaggagcaggcctcccgctgagcagggagccagatatgggggctccatcccaggaccctgggatcatgacctgagctgaaggcagacacttaatgactgagccaccccagtgccccccaGTTGATACAGCTGATCACACTCTCCCTCTTGAAACCCTCTTCATTTGGCTTTTAGAACACGATGCTCTTCTGGcttccttcatatatttttggaGGTGCGTTCTGAATCTCTTTTggggttcctcctcctttctctgaccTCTTAGATTACCCCAGGGCTCATTCCTTGAGACTCTACAATCTGTCTTTCTCCActcatcatctcatttaacctcAAGCCTTTAAAAACTACATGATGATGGGACATAGCTTtgcatttttaactggatttctCCTTCAATTTCCAGATGTCAATATCCAGCCCCACATGGACATCTATCACCTGtctcaaatttaaaatgtctaaaattgaaTTCCTGATAATCTCTCAAACACCTGTTCCTCCAGGTTAATGGAGAaacccatctcagtaaatggaacCTTCATCTTTCCAATTGATCAGTCCAAAGGCTTTGGAATTATCCTCCCACACTGTCTTTTACCTTTCTTGCTATATATAGGTCAGCAAATTTTACAGagtatgttttcaaattttctcagaATCTGGCTACTTCTTGCAACCTCTAACCTCTACTGCTACCACCTGATCCAAGTCATGATCATTTGCTTGGATTATTACAAGCACTCATTCCTAGTTTCTATGCTTCCACACTTTTCAGTCTATTCTTATATGGCAGTTAAAGTAATCCTAACACAATCTGTCatatcatgtcacttctctgctcagaacCTTCCAAAGGCTTCATTTCACACACACTGAAACTATCCCGTCCTCCTGGAAGACATTCTGTTCCTTTTGATATCTGTATGTCTTacttcttcacttccttcaggtctttatTCTTAAACTAATCTCCGTGAAGGCTTTTCTGACAACTACATGTACAACCACAACAGCTTCAATGATATTTATCACTCTCCCCTGCTTTATATTTTGCTCCATAGCACTTATTACtatccacttatttattttgttcactgtctGCTTCTCCCAACTACCTGATAAAAGCTTCACTGAGAGcaggggttttgttttattcactgtatCCATTGAGATTGGAAATTTTCCTGGTACATGGTAGGCATGCAATAAATACCACTGAATAaataggttttactttttttaaggcCCAAAAATACTCTCTGCATAAACATAGTAGAAGTAAAAACCACTCACATTCCACATCTgctatttattcctttatttctcaaatccacagaaaggttttaagtaaaaatgatcatttatttcCCAAATCCACAGAAAAGTTCTAAGCAAACATGCTCACCTATATAGTGATGTATAAGCAGCTACTAATGAGTATCAACGAAGTCTACCAAATATTCCTACCATAATGGACACGTTTTTTTCCTGATACTGATGCTGGCTGAACAAAATTATCCACTGTGCTGGAAAGGGTTATACTTTCAGTTCAGAGACACAGTTTTTAGCCTCGAATTTATTCCAAAGTTCAACTTCCTTGAATTCCATCTCCACAAGTGCCGAAGACACCTACTTAAATCAATTTGGATTAAGATTTGGAGCCTCCACTCCCCTTTAGGAATATGTGGGGGCAATTGCACAACACTGCCAGGGTTCCATGGATCAAAGTTTGAAATGCCCCGGACTAGAAATCACTCTGGCTGTTCAAGGttttttatattctgatttttctccctctcgGTACTTGCCTGCAAACAATGAAGTCTGAATATCCAATCCCTGaaatttttattccctttatccTTCTATGTCAATACCCATTCTTGACTTCAGTAGCCATACAAGAAACTCTTGAAGCAGCCTCCAACTGCAACTACTCCCCTCCAGTGTTTTACATCTCTAGTTAATTCCCCAACACTTCCAGATACATATTCCTAAAACATATGCCCCTTGCACTGAAATGGTGAATAGCATTGCATTTTCCAACAAATTAATTACAGAATCCTAAGACCTGTACTTAAGATCCTCTAACATATGGCCCAATAAAACTCTGACATATGCTATAGTCTAGCCCAGTTAGAGCACTTGTTCTTCAAttacttctaattttctttattcacacTTTTGTTTATGTTAGTCTGTTTGGGCCGTGTAATCTGCCATCACTATCTCTGCCTTTCACAACATTATTTCTCATTTAAGgtcttttacaaatatatatttttgtcttcttctgtctcatttttattttccttgtacttctcttccaccctccctcttccttcttttcacttcttccttttctgatcTTTCCAACAAAATATAATCTCTCCTGATGCTCCATAAATCATAATGTATATATGCATTATAATATGTACagatttataatacatatatatgtacatacacatatttataatatgtacggtctttgaattttatgttacattgattattttctttaattgcccttcaaaatagaattttgaattttgaatcgCTTGTAAAGCAACTTTCAGATAATCATTTGTCTTGAGCATTTTTGAATTCTTATTTGTGGCTTTGCATGTAGtcagtattcattttctttaaagatttatttattacttctagagagaatgagagactatGCATGCGTGCATGACTTGGAAGTGGGGCAGAAAGTAGGaatcctaaagcagactccccacagagcaaggagcccaacatggggttgatcccaggatccaagagatcatgacctgagccaaaaccaagagtcagatgcccaactgaccgAGTTACCCAGGAGCCCCGCagatattcattttccttttttttttttttaacaaattctgaattaaatttaattggAGAATACAGACAGAAACAAGACATATTCTCTTTGGCCAGAGTGACTTATAGTCCTGCAATATCATAGTCTTTTGCTATACCTATCTTTACAGTAATTAGAATGTTGCTTAAAAAATTGGTGTTTCACAAAAATATTAGTAGTAGTGATTGGAACAGAACTCAACCTGCAGAGAGAATGAGTTACTTTATAAGAACAGTCTAATTAAAATACTCAGAAATCTTGCCTGTGGATAAATTTTCATAGAAAATGAATTCTACACCAGTTATAATAAGGTCTTAAAGTAACTAATGTATAGATATATTGGGAAACATGATTTTCAGTAATGTGAATCCCTAGACAGACATATTTACTAGTCTCTAATATGAAAAGGCTTGTTAGCAATGGCCCCAGTGGGACAAAATTACACAtcaagaagaaagacattttcacctttacttccttttaaataaaatgtataaagcacACGGAGTATTGCAAGCCATATGAAAAGAACCTAGTTCTTCATGATACCTCAGGTTATTCTTGTGGaacttctgaaataa
It includes:
- the LOC117800284 gene encoding olfactory receptor 4K5-like isoform X2, which produces MDRCVYHPVPWHTQLVAKRDQNWVTAHFKVHSQTEVGRTATCGTATYATPKMTHDFLHESKTISFEGCMAQIFWLHVFAGGEMVLLVAMAYDSFYTYIEPHYLHTEKQRSEISNA
- the LOC117800284 gene encoding olfactory receptor 4K15-like isoform X1; the encoded protein is MDRCVYHPVPWHTQLVAKRDQNWVTAHFKVHSQTEVGRTATCGTATYATPKMTHDFLHESKTISFEGCMAQIFWLHVFAGGEMVLLVAMAYDSSFPVDKVLSVFSTVFTLILNPIIYTLRNKEVKSAMHKLKTR